A genomic segment from Malaclemys terrapin pileata isolate rMalTer1 chromosome 1, rMalTer1.hap1, whole genome shotgun sequence encodes:
- the LOC128833869 gene encoding olfactory receptor 52E4-like — translation MSDLNTTEFTNPSTFILLGIPGLEKAYIWISIPFCTMYTIALLGNFTILFIVKREPSLHEPMFYFLCMLAISDLVMSTSTIPKMLSIFWFNSREISFSACLTQMYFVHSFSGMESGILVAMAFDRYVAICNPLRYSTILTNSVVAKIGLTVVLHSGIFTLPYPFLARQWPYCRTNIIPHFYCGHIAVVQLACADIRISSYYGLFDLLTVIGMDVFFITVSYTQILRAIFHLPTKDARLKTFGTCISHLCAISALYVPDFFSSLMYRFGHNVPLHFLVLFDSVYLLVPPMLHPIIYGVRTKQIRGRLLQLFTQGET, via the coding sequence ATGTCAGATTTGAACACAACCGAGTTCACCAACCCTTCCACCTTCATCCTACTTGGCATTCCTGGCCTAGAGAAAGCCTATATCTGGATTTCCATTCCCTTCTGTACTATGTACACCATAGCCTtgttggggaacttcaccattCTGTTCATCGTGAAGAGGGAGCCGAGCCTCCACGAGCCCATGTTCTATTTCCTCTGTATGCTGGCCATCAGCGACCTGGTCATGTCCACATCAACCATACcgaaaatgctgagcatcttctggttcaattccagggagatcagtTTCAGTGcatgcctcacccagatgtactttgTTCACTCCTTTTCAGGGATGGAGTCTGGAATCCTcgtggccatggcttttgatcgctatgtggccatctgcaATCCTCTGAGATATTCCACAATCCTGACAAACTCTGTTGTGGCCAAGATAGGCCTGACCGTGGTGCTGCACAGTGGCATATTCACATTACCCTATCCCTTCCTGGCGAGGCAGTGGCCATATTGCAGGACCAACATCATCCCCCATTTCTATTGTGGGCATATAGCTGTGGTGCAGCTGGCCTGCGCTGACATCCGCATCAGTAGTTACTATGGCCTGTTTGATCTTCTCACTGTGATCGGAATGGATGTGTTTTTTATCACCGTGTCCTATACTCAGATCCTCCGGGCCATCTTCCacctccccacaaaggatgcccgGCTCAAAACTTTTGGGACCTGCATCTCTCATCTTTGTGCCATCTCAGCTTTGTACGTTCCAGATTTCTTCTCCTCTCTCATGTACCGATTTGGCCACAATGTGCCACTGCACTTCCTTGTTCTCTTTGACAGTGTGTACCTGCTGGTGCCCCCCATGCTACACCCCATCATTTacggggtgaggaccaaacagatccggggcaggctgctccagctctttACACAGGGAGAAACCTAA
- the LOC128833875 gene encoding olfactory receptor 52K1-like — translation MSDSNTTDFTNPSTFILLGIPGLEAAHIWISIPFCAMYTIALLGNFTILFIVKRESSLHGPMFYFLCMLAVTDLVMSTSTVPKMLSIFWFNSREISFSACLTQMYFIHSFSGMESGILVAMAFDRYVAICYPLRYSTTLTNSVVAKIGLAVVLGSVIVTLPYPFLARQWPYCRTNIISHFCCGHIAVVNLACADIQIGNYYGLFDLLSVIGMDVFFIAVSYTLILRAIFRLPTKDARLKTFGTCISHVSAILALYVPDLFSSLMYRFGHNVPLHFLVLIASVYQLVPPVLHPIIYGVRTKQIRGRLLQLLTHRET, via the coding sequence atgtcagattcgaacacaaccgacttcaccaatccctccaccttcatcctacttggcattcctggcctggaggcagcccatATCTGGATCTCCATTCCCTTCTGTGCTATGTACACCATAGCCTtgttggggaacttcaccatcctgttcatcgtGAAGAGGGAGTCAAGCCTCCATGGGCCTATgttctatttcctctgcatgctggctgtcaCCGACCTGGTCATGTCCACATCCACCGtacccaaaatgctgagcatcttctggttcaattccagggagatcagtTTCAGCGCCTGCCTCACCCAAATGTACTTCATTCACTCCTTCTCAGGGATGGAGTCTGGAATCCTcgtggccatggcttttgatcgctacgtggccatctgctATCCTCTGAGATATTCCACAACCCTGACAAACTCTGTTGTGGCCAAGATAGGCCTGGCCGTGGTGCTGGGTAGTGTCATAGTCACATTACCCTATCCCTTCCTGGCGAGgcagtggccatattgcagaaccaacatcatctCCCACTTCTGTTGTGGGCATATAGCTGTGGTGAACCTGGCCTGCGCTGACATCCAAATAGGTAATTACTATGGCCTGTTTGATCTTCTCTCTGTGATCGGAATGGATGTGTTTTTTATCGCCGTGTCCTATACTCTGATCCTCCGGGCCATCTTCcgcctccccacaaaggatgcccgGCTCAAAACTTTTGGGACCTGCATCTCTCATGTTTCTGCCATCTTAGCTTTGTACGTTCCAGATTTATTCTCCTCCCTCATGTACCGGTTTGGCCACAATGTGCCACTGCACTTCCTCGTTCTCATTGCCAGTGTGTACCAGCTGGTGCCCCCCGTGCTACATCCCATCATTTacggggtgaggaccaaacagatccggggCAGGCTGCTCCAGCTCCTTACTCATAGAGAGACCTAA